The genomic window AGCAGTAGTACGGCTCGAAAACAGGCGTTTCCAACCTCTCCAGCTGGTAGTGCGGGGTGGCCCGGCAGGAGCGGAGCGTCCGGGAGAGAATCACCGTCAGCAGCCTGCGCTCGGCTTCCGGGAACCGCTGCAGGCAGTCCCGGCCGGCCAGGACTTCTTTGAGCACCGGGGCGGCGTACCAGGTATCCAGAAAGTCAGAGCCTGCCAGCCCATCCTTTAAAACAGGCTGGTATATCTTAAGCAGCTTCTGCCAACCCCGGTTCAGTTCATGCATGGCCGCCTGCGCTGCCGCTTTCTCGTCAAGCCCTGCATGGGCAATCTGGTATCTGTAGTCGTTGGGAAAGTATTTTCTGTTGACACCGGCCAACAGTTCGTCCAGTTCCCTTTCCAGGGCGGCAATGCCGGAGCTATCATGCTCCCTCTTGATGCAGCAATATACCTCCTGGCACCCGGCAAGTATGGAGTCCGGGTTGTAGCTCCCCAGCTTGGCCTCGGCGATCAGGCAGTTGAAGTAGGAAATATCCAGTCCGATGGAGTGCAGGCCCAGTTCGTTGGCCTGGACCAGGGTGGTACCAGAACCGGCGAAGGGATCAAGAATAATATCGCCCTGGTGAAAGTAGACCTCTCGCTTGAAGCTGTCGGTATGGCTGTCCAGAAAATACTCCACTAGCTGGGGGATGAACTTGCCTTTGTAGGGGTGGAGCCGGTGCACGTGTTTGGTGGTCTCGGCCTCTTTGACCCAGGCAAAGGACAGATCCCAGTTTATATCCTCACCAAGGGCGTTCTCGAACTTATGGCGCATCCCGTTTGCGTGCTGTTCGTAATAGTCTCGCAGCTCTTCCAGGGAGACAAGGGTTTGGTTTTGCTGCTGGTACTTCCGAATTCTCCCGTACTGTAGAAGGTAGGTGATGTTGCTGGCGGTCACATCCTTCTTGGTAAATCTGGATGCCCATGCTGCCGCCGCGTTGATGGTAAGCATGGTTAAATCACTCTCAGCGGTCTTTTCTGGACAATATGCTGCGAAGATTGCCGGCTTCACTATCATCCCTCCCAAGAAGAGTGAAGACCAAGTCGCCCGTTATCGATCGGGCTAACTCGGCTTTGTAGCGCGAAAAATCTGGCCTTCCCACCAGCGTCCCACCCTTCCGCCGGGTTTGTATTTTATTTCTATGCGGAAGAGCATTTTCCTGCAATGTGAAATTATTTAAATTTTGCACCAGAGAACAGCTCTTGGGACTTCCTAGGAGTACTTTTTGCAGGGGTCTGAATCGAATCTTAAGTTACTGAACGAGAATCAATGGTACCCCCTGAATTAAGCTAAATGCTCTCATTCCATGCGGAAGTCGATTATTTTCATCAAAAGTACACCTGGAGCAGATCTGCTTTAGCTTTTGCAGGAATAATACTGACACCAGCGGTAAATGTAGCAAACCACCAAAAACGAGTGCATCAAGGTTAAGGTACTCGATCCGCTCCTGGTAGTATTTTTGCCGGGACATGTCCTTCTGTTTGGCATTAAGCCTCCCCCGTAATCCCTGATTCTTAAATGAACCATTCTTGCGCAAGGTACCTGCCTTACCAATGTAAAGCAGTTTAAATTCCTTTTTCTTGCAGCCAAAGATAAGATAGACACCTGGTTCTTCGGGCACCCCTTCTTCTTTGGAGCGTTTGCTGATCCTTTCCCCTTTTCTCAATTCAAAAGAACCGTGCTTGGGAAAACGTTGATGATAATCCGCCAGTAGTTCATTGAAGGTCATTTTAATCATCACCAATGATCTTGACCAGTACCCGTTTTTTCCGTTTTCCGTCGAACTCACCATAAAAA from Bacillota bacterium includes these protein-coding regions:
- a CDS encoding DNA methyltransferase, which codes for MKPAIFAAYCPEKTAESDLTMLTINAAAAWASRFTKKDVTASNITYLLQYGRIRKYQQQNQTLVSLEELRDYYEQHANGMRHKFENALGEDINWDLSFAWVKEAETTKHVHRLHPYKGKFIPQLVEYFLDSHTDSFKREVYFHQGDIILDPFAGSGTTLVQANELGLHSIGLDISYFNCLIAEAKLGSYNPDSILAGCQEVYCCIKREHDSSGIAALERELDELLAGVNRKYFPNDYRYQIAHAGLDEKAAAQAAMHELNRGWQKLLKIYQPVLKDGLAGSDFLDTWYAAPVLKEVLAGRDCLQRFPEAERRLLTVILSRTLRSCRATPHYQLERLETPVFEPYYCYKHKKICRPVLSMAEKFTRYYKDSVRRIREFQAVKTGAYHALIDQDARTADIFAAVRRQNPAFYDLLLKQRIQGIFTSPPYVGQLDYHQQHEYAYELFGFTRRDEEEIGKSSKGKGLKAQEDYVRGISEALINCKRFLTQNSHIFIVANDRHGLYPDIARRAGLEIIQEFKRPVLNRTARDKNPYGESIFHMV